The following nucleotide sequence is from Pasteurella multocida.
CCGTGTCAATATGTAATTTTAATATTTTTAGTACAATTTGTTATGAGATAGAAATAATCGCGACTTTATTTGCGAAGTGAGTCAAGAAAAGGGATAATTTAAAGCACATTTAAATAAAAGGAAGGCTCTCATATGAAAAAAGCAATTTTTTTAGATCGAGATGGCACATTAAATATTGATCATGGCTATGTTCATGAAATTGATCAGTTTCAATTTATTGACGGTAGCATTGAAGCGTTACAACAACTGAAAGCGATGGGCTATTTATTGGTACTTGTAACAAATCAGTCAGGTATTGCGCGTGGATATTTTAGCGAAGATCAATTTTTACAGCTGACAGAATGGATGGATTGGTCGCTGGCAGATCGAGGCGTTGATCTTGATGGCATTTATTATTGTCCACATCATATAGACGGAAAAGGAGAGTATCGTCAAGTTTGTGATTGTCGTAAACCAAAAGCGGGTATGCTATTACAAGCGATCAAAGAACTTAAGATTGATCCTAGTGCTTCTTTTATGGTGGGTGACAAAGTTGAGGATGTGTTAGCAGGAAAAGCAGCAAATATCAAAAATACTGTTTTAGTGAAAACAGGAAAACCGATTACAGCAGAAGGTGTAAAACAAGCAGATTATTTGTTAGCGTCCATTGCGGATCTACCAAAACTGATAAAAGGATTAAAAAGTTAACAAAAATCTAACAAGATTTACACATTAAGTTTAAAAAATAATCTTTTAATAAAAAATTTAATTTTTTTTGTAAAAAGGGGTTGCAAAGGGTTTTAAAATGCCTATAATACGCCCCACACAACGACGCGACGTTGTACGAGATAGTAGATACACCTCGCGTCGTTGTTTTTTG
It contains:
- the gmhB gene encoding D-glycero-beta-D-manno-heptose 1,7-bisphosphate 7-phosphatase, whose protein sequence is MKKAIFLDRDGTLNIDHGYVHEIDQFQFIDGSIEALQQLKAMGYLLVLVTNQSGIARGYFSEDQFLQLTEWMDWSLADRGVDLDGIYYCPHHIDGKGEYRQVCDCRKPKAGMLLQAIKELKIDPSASFMVGDKVEDVLAGKAANIKNTVLVKTGKPITAEGVKQADYLLASIADLPKLIKGLKS